Proteins co-encoded in one Yamadazyma tenuis chromosome 1, complete sequence genomic window:
- the XYL1 gene encoding NAD(P)H-dependent D-xylose reductase (XR) (EggNog:ENOG503NV0A; COG:S) has product MSIKLNTGAEMPLTGFGVWKVAKSSCADTVINALKAGYRTFDCAADYGNCVQVGEGFKQAFESGLVKREDVFITSKLWNSYHDPEVVEKALDRILSDMQLEYLDLFLMHFPISFKYVPFEETYPSGFGTKSEIELADVPIIDTWRVMEKIYKAGKKVKAIGVSNFNGGLLTDLIKQAEVVPAALQIEHHPYLQQSQLVRFAQHKGVAITAYSSFGGNSYLELDNPAAKSSPNLLEHATITAIADKHGKTSAQVLLRWATQRNIAVIPKSNNPNRLKENLEFNDFNLTDEDFDAIRELERNLRFNDPKDWAGPNLCIF; this is encoded by the coding sequence ATGTCTATTAAGTTAAATACCGGGGCTGAAATGCCTCTCACTGGTTTTGGTGTCTGGAAAGTCGCCAAAAGTTCTTGTGCTGATACCGTTATCAATGCCCTTAAGGCCGGTTACAGAACCTTCGATTGTGCTGCCGACTACGGTAACtgtgttcaagttggagaaggtTTTAAACAAGCTTTTGAATCTGGTTTAGTCAAGAGAGAAGATGTTTTCATCACTTCCAAGTTGTGGAACTCGTACCACGACCCTGAGGTGGTTGAAAAGGCTTTGGACAGAATCTTGTCCGACATGCAATTGGAGTACCTTGACTTATTCTTGATGCATTTCCccatttctttcaagtacgtgccatttgaagaaacatATCCTTCTGGGTTCGGAACCAAGTCAGAGATCGAATTGGCTGATGTGCCAATCATTGACACTTGGAGAGTCATGGAAAAGATCTACAAGGCTGGAAAGAAAGTCAAGGCCATTGGAgtatccaacttcaacgGAGGTCTTTTGActgatttgatcaagcaGGCTGAAGTTGTGCCAGCTGCTTTACAAATTGAGCACCACCCATACTTGCAACAATCTCAATTGGTGAGATTCGCCCAACACAAGGGTGTGGCCATCACTGCCTACTCATCATTCGGTGGTAACAGTTACCTTGAATTGGACAACCCCGCAGCAAAGAGCTCTCCTAACTTGCTTGAACACGCCACCATCACTGCCATCGCTGATAAGCACGGTAAGACTAGTGCTCAGGTTTTGTTGAGATGGGCCACCCAGAGAAACATTGCTGTGATTCCAAAGTCCAACAATCCTAACAGATTGAaggagaacttggagttcaaTGACTTTAATTTGACTGACGAGGACTTTGATGCCATCAGAGAGTTGGAGAGAAACTTGAGATTCAACGATCCAAAGGATTGGGCTGGACCAAACCTCTGTATTTTCTGA